The window ATCTATCGAGTCTGAGAGCTCTCATCAATTGCTCCGAACCAGTGCGTGCCTCAAGCATGGATGAGTTTACTTCTGCGTTTGCGAGTCATGGCCTGCGTCCACGAACGCTGCAAAGCTGCTATGCGATGGCTGAAACTGTATTTGCAGCCACACAGTCGGATATGGCTTCACCCAACCCTCGACGGATCTGGATTGAGACAAACGCATTCCGGAAGCAAGGTTTGGTGCGCCCGGTTTCAAGTAACAACCAAGATGCTATTTGCTTCGTATCGTCTGGCAGGCCCTTGGCTAATACCCAGATTCGCGTAGTTTCAGAAACAGGAGAAAATCTAGTTGGCAAGGTTGGAGAAATTGCCATTCACAGTGAATCGATGCTGGACGGATACTATAACCGCCCGGATTTGACGGGAAAGGCAGTCCGAGGCGGCTGGTATTACTCGGGAGACCTCGGATTTTTATCTGATGATGAGTTATTCGTGGTTGGCAGGAAAAAAGACCTGATCATCGTGGCTGGCGAGAATATCTATCCTCAGGATGTGGAGGAAATTGTATCCAGCCATTCAGCGATCTGTGACGGAAGGGTGGTCGCTTTCGGGAAATATAATTCCAATCTCGGAACTGAGGAGATTGTTGTCGTGGCCGAGGTGCGCGAAAATGCTGATCTGACTCATGCGCAAACCATCGAGCGGGAATTGCGAAACGCCGTAAAGGCAGAACTGGGAATCGCCGTTGGACATCTTTTCATAAAACCACCCAGATGGATCGTGAAAAGCACAGCCGGAAAACCAGCACGCGGGACTACTCGGGAAAAACTATTAACCGAACATCCGACACTACGGGAGAATTCCGCCGATGCCTGACCTCAAAGCGGAAATGATCGAATACATCTTGAATGAAGTCATTCGCCGTCCGGGGACCCAGATCGATGAAAAAACGCCATTGGTTTCGTCAGGCCTTATTGATTCTCTGGCGCTGGTTGATCTGTTGCAAAAACTTGAAGACCTCACCAATACTCGACTCCCTGCAGGAAAAATTCAGGCCAAAGACATGGATACGGTCGATAGCATGTTCTCGACCGCGCGGCGTGTCGGCATTCCAAGAAAATGAGATATATACCCTGAATCCTCGTTGGCCCGG is drawn from Candidatus Bathyarchaeia archaeon and contains these coding sequences:
- a CDS encoding acyl carrier protein: MPDLKAEMIEYILNEVIRRPGTQIDEKTPLVSSGLIDSLALVDLLQKLEDLTNTRLPAGKIQAKDMDTVDSMFSTARRVGIPRK
- a CDS encoding AMP-binding protein, encoding MSESTTTVGQGFETLVEALAAAPADKPFVTMWKSETDVETLTFEAFRRQAQAHAQYFRSLGVRNGETVILIMPQGIQLMSAFMGAMLLGAIPAILAYPNFKVEPSKYRYGLAGVSANLKASLTVVDEGFPQDLMAHIAADGNSRIARCPDAFPAQPTPKNDQAVHPDQIAFIQHSAGTTGLQKGVALTHRAVLKQISNLAPAIQLSSRDRIYSWLPLYHDMGLIACFMLPLACHLAVLMQSPIDWVMQPRTMLELIGTERCTLAWVPNFALQFLARRVRPQDRAGIDLSSLRALINCSEPVRASSMDEFTSAFASHGLRPRTLQSCYAMAETVFAATQSDMASPNPRRIWIETNAFRKQGLVRPVSSNNQDAICFVSSGRPLANTQIRVVSETGENLVGKVGEIAIHSESMLDGYYNRPDLTGKAVRGGWYYSGDLGFLSDDELFVVGRKKDLIIVAGENIYPQDVEEIVSSHSAICDGRVVAFGKYNSNLGTEEIVVVAEVRENADLTHAQTIERELRNAVKAELGIAVGHLFIKPPRWIVKSTAGKPARGTTREKLLTEHPTLRENSADA